From a region of the Primulina eburnea isolate SZY01 chromosome 7, ASM2296580v1, whole genome shotgun sequence genome:
- the LOC140836797 gene encoding transcription factor bHLH112-like — MISQAAMAEEFQVCSGNWWNSPRNLFGSSPCSWAFNDFGNLGWPSNCNEPVMDMNNTVISSDDSAASASDGSCTTLQDVPKTHLQNSNGSLSTDCWNQDFLHESARSEENYSQIMNYRQENWINTPNNFCEDLSSNPFKQVNQEFSIQHQPLNSAANSIESCAATCEELSINFPLNSSSYSYTSSLMPNLLGQDNPQPHVLSFLDDQEMNYLSEASYGMNSNELLLSSLPKSSSMVIQPSRQQQPANHLPFSNNTHFWNATASALRHDSSNFIPSTNSPILPSIHNNIKNSIPDISFAKHHEEAREIVSVTKKQNSSEPAFKRPRIETPSPFPTFKVRKEKLGDRITALQQLVSPFGKTDTASVLHEAIEYIEFLHDQVKVLSTPYLKNGSPPLQHQQAGNIKPKDREGLKQDLKSQGLCLVPISSTFPVAAETTADFWTHTFGVSFR; from the exons ATGATTTCACAAGCGGCTATGGCGGAAGAATTTCAAGTTTGCAGCGGGAACTGGTGGAATTCGCCGAGAAATCTGTTCGGTTCATCGCCATGTTCATGGGCATTCAACGACTTCGGAAACTTGGGGTGGCCGAGTAATTGTAATGAACCGGTGATGGACATGAATAACACGGTGATATCGAGCGACGACTCCGCCGCTTCAGCTTCCGATGGTAGCTGCACAACTCTTCAAGATGTACCGAAAACTCATCTTCAAAATTCGAATGGAAGCTTGTCAACTGATTGCTGGAATCAAGATTTTCT TCATGAAAGTGCGAGATCAGAGGAAAATTATTCTCAAATCATGAATTATCGGCAAGAAAACTGGATCAATACTCCCAATAATTTCTGTGAAGATTTGTCCAGTAACCCATTCAAACAAGTGAATCAGGAGTTTTCTATACAGCATCAGCCATTAAATTCCGCCGCTAATTCCATCGAATCATGTGCTGCAACTTGCGAAGAATTATCAATCAACTTTCCACTGAACTCATCTTCATATAGCTACACTTCATCCTTGATGCCGAATTTGTTGGGCCAAGATAATCCTCAGCCTCACGTATTATCTTTTTTAGATGACCAGGAAATGAATTATTTGTCGGAAGCGAGCTATGGTATGAATTCGAACGAACTATTACTGTCCAGTTTGCCTAAATCTTCTTCCATGGTGATCCAGCCATCAAGGCAACAACAGCCTGCTAATCATCTGCCGTTCAGCAACAACACACACTTCTGGAACGCCACTGCTTCAGCTTTGCGCCATGATTCGTCGAACTTTATCCCTTCAACAAACTCCCCAATCCTTCCATCCATTCACAACAACATAAAAAACAGCATCCCCGATATCAGTTTTGCAAAACATCACGAAGAAGCCAGAGAAATAGTTTCGGTTACAAAGAAACAAAACAGCAGCGAACCGGCCTTCAAGCGTCCCCGAATTGAGACTCCATCACCATTCCCAACCTTTAAG GTCCGAAAAGAGAAACTTGGGGACCGAATAACCGCCCTCCAGCAGTTGGTTTCACCTTTCGGGAAG ACTGATACAGCATCAGTTCTCCACGAAGCAATTGAATATATCGAGTTTCTCCACGATCAAGTCAAG GTATTAAGTACTCCATATTTGAAAAATGGCTCTCCACCACTGCAACATCAACAG gCGGGTAATATTAAACCTAAGGATCGAGAAGGGCTGAAACAAGATTTAAAAAGCCAAGGCCTTTGCCTGGTGCCGATATCGAGCACCTTCCCTGTTGCTGCCGAGACTACAGCTGATTTCTGGACACACACATTTGGAGTCAGCTTCAGGTAG